AATGACGATTCGATTAATTTTCAATTACAGATTCCGTTTTTAACGGCGTTTAACGTCGTTGCGTTGGATGATGAGATCGCAGTCGAGACGGTGGATAACACGCTGATTGTAGATTGGAATGCACTCTCGACACGTGGGCGATTGCCCAGTGGTGGCATTGCGCTGTATGCCAATGGGAGTGAGCAAGAAAACGAAAGCGCGCTGGAGGAGATTATCGCGACTCATTTCCATCTAGGAGGATCGACTCAAGGGATTGTCGCACATTGGAGCTTAGACGAGGGAGGTGGCACCACCGCTCTGGACAGTAGTGGCAATGAATATGATGCGACTGTCCCTGCTGGATTTTGGGATGTTGGCATCGATGGCTCGGCATTGCGCTTTCGTGGCAGTGGCGATACGGCACTCATTCCCTCTGCGGCATTCTCGGACATTGACAGTCAGATCAGCATCTCGCTGTGGGCATATGGCGGCACCACTCAACCCGCAGAGGACTCTGTCTTCTATGCCGAAAATGAAACGGGCGATCGTGTGCTCAATATTCATCTGCCTTGGGGAAACGGTAAGGTTTATTGGGATGCAGGACGTTCTAACAAATTCGACCGAATCAGCAAACAGGCGGATGAGGTGGATTATCAGGCGACATGGAATCACTGGGTGTTTACAAAGGACGCAATTGCGGGGGACATGAAGATATATCTCAACGGCAGCCTCTGGCATAGTGGCACCGGATACACGAATCTGATTAGCGGAATCACTGAGGCATGGCTTGGCAGTTCGAATGAGCCTGAGGTTCGAAGCTACGATGGCATGCTCGACGAGGTAATTCTCTACAATATTGAATTGAGCGAGGTCGAGGTGGGGCTCTTATATGACAACTACATTTTGCCTCAGGATTACAGTGCCTGGCTGCTGAACTATGCGGAGCTGGGCGATACCACCTTTGCGGGAGATTCAGAACAGGACGGCATTCAGAACGGGATCGAATACGTGCTCAATGGGAATCCCGCGCAGGTTGGCGATACGATCCTGCCGGAGTTGGATGTCGCTGGGGAGCACTTTGTATTCACCTTCAAACGCCGTGCAGAATCCGTTCCATTCACGTCGCAAGTCTTTCAATACGGCTCCGATCTTATCGGATGGACGGATCTAAGCCTAGAATCTACGGACGCGCCCGAATTAGTGTTTGGCTTAGTCGTCGAAGGGCTGCAGTCGGTGACTGTCACTCTTAGTAAGGATCTTGCAGTTGATGGTAAGTTATTCGGCCGTTTGAAGGTGGATCAGCTTCCATAAAAACTAGGGGGGGCATATAAAATACTCCGCATCGCGTATATTCGCGATGCGCGGGCTTCATGGAAATGGTAAATTTAATAGGTAAATACCTCAACTTTCATTAACCCCAACAAGAAAGCATAATGATAAAAACAGTCACGCTATTATCCCTCCTCGCGACCGCATCGATTGCGCAAGCCGCGTTTTATGTGAATGCTGGTAGCCCATCACCAACCGTAGGTGAAGGGCCTCTAGGAGCCGATACAAATTATCTCGGATATGGCACACCGCACGAAAATCCCACTTCTGGACAGCTGACAACCTATAACGCGGTTTCTTTTGCCGAAGGCGGACTGGCAGGCACCTACGATGTGGGTGTGGCATTTAGCTGGCCGGATGCAAATGATGGTGGTGGCACTGTTGATATTAACGACACTAAGCAGTCTTTTAGTCGCTCTAACGTTCAGGGTTATGATGTATTCTGGCAGACTTGGGTAGGCATCGATATTCGGACTGAGAATGGCGGAATCGGCGGTGGTGATAGAATGACACTCAGTTTGACGGGGCTGGAGGCAAATCAAGCCTTCACGTTTACCTCTTATCACGCTGATACCCAAGACCAGGCTGGCACTTTCTTAGTGGATCAGACACCTTCGGCTTCGGAGACGTCTACTTCGCCATTTGCTTTCCCGTCTATCGACGATGATGCGCTCGCCACTCCTTGGGTTACAAATGCCTACAGCTTTGACGTGACCAGTGACGGACTGGGTAATTTAGATATTACGTTTACACAAAATAGTGGCACATGGATCGGCATTAACGGCTTTGATCTGGTCGCAGTTCCGGAGCCATCCTCCTTCGCCTTACTCGGCGGTCTGCTTGCGCTCTCTGCTGTCGCGATGAAGCGCCGTCGTGCATAGACTCTGAGTGTGCCGGAGTGAGGTAACTCTCATTCGAATCTCTTAATTTTCAGAAGCCGTGTGAGTCGTAAGACTGACGCGGCTTCTTTGTGCCTGGGGGGGGAGGGGGGGCTTGGCTGAGATCCGGCTGGTGTGTGATACCAAATCGATGAATCATTGATCTGCATGCGGACGTCGTTCGTAGTCTCGAAAGTAGCCTGACATGTGCCAGTCGCACCTTCACGCGCGGTGCAGAATCCGTTTCGTTCACTACGCAAGTTTTTCAATACTGCTCCGACCTTATCGGATGGACGGATCTAAGCCTCGAATCCACCG
The window above is part of the Lentimonas sp. CC4 genome. Proteins encoded here:
- a CDS encoding LamG-like jellyroll fold domain-containing protein, with product MHCNLKTCCCSFGILGVAVSGLSALVIEAEDAVITSADIKADVDASIGFYMDGKEGFNLSWTVNAEGGSEALEFRIKVPSSTRSMGVFVNDSQVGVVSSSSTTWEAQTVSAVLNSGTNTIELRDSEGTAELDVDYLSADSISLVRDGVYLEAESMSLDGYVLESFDEASNGSLARLSAAIGSVETTVSGISDGNYDLGVDYWDESDGVSAFKVFVNDDLVDAWYADRFLGNAGIDASNRIRREIKQVPLESGDVIRIFCAVDGGELGRVDGIELLTPLTPSALYSANWNTDGTLSDLVLAGVEHLDTSNESGMQLRVFDGYAVDERACDDGTSRAMVVDLTDTAIGYAKLTVRTDVYGQHMVVRLVDCVGIPRNDDSINFQLQIPFLTAFNVVALDDEIAVETVDNTLIVDWNALSTRGRLPSGGIALYANGSEQENESALEEIIATHFHLGGSTQGIVAHWSLDEGGGTTALDSSGNEYDATVPAGFWDVGIDGSALRFRGSGDTALIPSAAFSDIDSQISISLWAYGGTTQPAEDSVFYAENETGDRVLNIHLPWGNGKVYWDAGRSNKFDRISKQADEVDYQATWNHWVFTKDAIAGDMKIYLNGSLWHSGTGYTNLISGITEAWLGSSNEPEVRSYDGMLDEVILYNIELSEVEVGLLYDNYILPQDYSAWLLNYAELGDTTFAGDSEQDGIQNGIEYVLNGNPAQVGDTILPELDVAGEHFVFTFKRRAESVPFTSQVFQYGSDLIGWTDLSLESTDAPELVFGLVVEGLQSVTVTLSKDLAVDGKLFGRLKVDQLP
- a CDS encoding PEP-CTERM sorting domain-containing protein (PEP-CTERM proteins occur, often in large numbers, in the proteomes of bacteria that also encode an exosortase, a predicted intramembrane cysteine proteinase. The presence of a PEP-CTERM domain at a protein's C-terminus predicts cleavage within the sorting domain, followed by covalent anchoring to some some component of the (usually Gram-negative) cell surface. Many PEP-CTERM proteins exhibit an unusual sequence composition that includes large numbers of potential glycosylation sites. Expression of one such protein has been shown restore the ability of a bacterium to form floc, a type of biofilm.); the protein is MIKTVTLLSLLATASIAQAAFYVNAGSPSPTVGEGPLGADTNYLGYGTPHENPTSGQLTTYNAVSFAEGGLAGTYDVGVAFSWPDANDGGGTVDINDTKQSFSRSNVQGYDVFWQTWVGIDIRTENGGIGGGDRMTLSLTGLEANQAFTFTSYHADTQDQAGTFLVDQTPSASETSTSPFAFPSIDDDALATPWVTNAYSFDVTSDGLGNLDITFTQNSGTWIGINGFDLVAVPEPSSFALLGGLLALSAVAMKRRRA